In Gossypium hirsutum isolate 1008001.06 chromosome D06, Gossypium_hirsutum_v2.1, whole genome shotgun sequence, one genomic interval encodes:
- the LOC107895786 gene encoding uncharacterized protein → MKDFFSKKKKLTNIETITLTEGCSAILTNKLPLKLKDPGSFFIPCSINNHYLGKALCDLGASINLFPLSAFIKLRIGHMKPTAMTLQLANRSLAQPEGQIKDVLFHVDKFTFSANFIILDCEADKEVLIILGQPFLAIGRTLIDVYNRELTMRLNDEQVTFSVFESVHHKDKAESHTVDVLDDLIEEELKNQSTVIAEEIAVTSEAASLDNCGSVVEASKVEIKHRWQIESLDLTNRTTLIFKPSIEKAPTLELKPLPPHLKYIFLGNHNTLPVIISATLDETQEKKLTHIIKQHKRAIA, encoded by the coding sequence atgaaagacttCTTCTCCAAGAAGAAAAAACTCACTAATATTGAAACTATTACACTCACAGAAGGCTGTAGTGCTATTTTGACAAACAAGTTGCCCCTTAAATTGAAAGATCCTGGAAGCTTTTTCATTCCATGTTCGATTAACAACCATTATTTGGGCAAGGCTTTATGTGATTTGGGAGCTAGTATCAACCTCTTTCCATTATCTGCTTTCATAAAATTGAGAATCGGTCACATGAAACCTACTGCAATGACATTACAACTGGCAAATCGATCTTTAGCTCAACCTGAAGGGCAAATCAAAGATGTTTTATTTCATGTGGATAAGTTCACTTTTTCAGctaattttatcatacttgactgcgaGGCAGACAAGGAGGTTCTCATAATCTTGGGACAACCATTTTTAGCCATTGGTCGAACTCTCATTGATGTATATAACAGGGAACTAACCATGCGACTTAACGATGAGCAAGTTACCTTCAGTGTTTTCGAGTCTGTTCATCACAAAGATAAAGCAGAAAGCCATACTGTCGATGTGCTAGATGATTTAATTGAGGAAGAATTAAAAAACCAAAGCACAGTCATTGCTGAAGAAATTGCAGTGACATCTGAGGCAGCTTCCTTAGACAATTGTGGTAGTGTGGTTGAAGCTAGTAAAGTTGAAATCAAGCACAGATGGCAaattgaatccttagacttaaCCAACAGAACAACTCTAATTTTCAAACCATCAATTGAAAAAGCTCCTactctggaattgaaaccactGCCTCCTCATCTCAAATACATTTTTTTGGGTAATCATAATACTCTTCCAGTTATTATCTCTGCAACACTAGATGAAACACAAGAAAAGAAATTGACTCACATTATCAAGCAACACAAACGAGCTATTGCCTGA